The Lactuca sativa cultivar Salinas chromosome 2, Lsat_Salinas_v11, whole genome shotgun sequence genome includes a window with the following:
- the LOC111916389 gene encoding aquaporin PIP2-4 codes for MGKDVEVGGHDYSAKDYEDPPPAAFIDTEELTKWSFYRAIIAEFIATLLFLYITVLTVIGYKSQTDPAHSSDQCGGVGILGIAWAFGGMIFVLVYCTAGISGGHINPAVTFGLFLARKVTLPRAVMYIVAQCLGAICGCGLVKAFQKTYYNTYGGGANELADGYSKGTGLGAEIIGTFVLVYTVFSATDPKRNARDSHVPVLAPLPIGFAVFMVHLATIPITGTGINPARSFGAAVMYGKDKAWDDQWIFWVGPMIGAAIAAFYHQYVLRAAAVKALGSFRSNA; via the exons ATGGGCAAAGACGTTGAAGTTGGTGGTCATGACTACAGCGCAAAAGATTACGAGGACCCTCCACCGGCTGCCTTTATTGACACCGAGGAACTCACGAAATGGTCTTTTTACAGAGCCATCATTGCTGAGTTCATAGCCACCCTTTTGTTCCTTTACATCACCGTCTTGACTGTCATCGGCTACAAGTCTCAAACCGATCCCGCCCACAGCTCCGACCAGTGCGGTGGCGTAGGAATACTAGGCATCGCTTGGGCCTTCGGTGGCATGATCTTCGTCCTCGTTTACTGCACCGCCGGCATCTCCG GAGGACACATTAACCCTGCGGTTACGTTTGGGTTGTTCTTGGCTAGGAAGGTGACACTCCCGAGGGCAGTGATGTACATCGTTGCTCAATGCTTGGGGGCTATCTGCGGTTGTGGTCTTGTTAAGGCTTTCCAGAAGACTTACTATAATACTTATGGTGGCGGCGCCAACGAGCTCGCCGACGGTTACAGTAAAGGCACTGGCTTGGGTGCTGAGATCATCGGgacatttgttcttgtatacaccGTCTTCTCCGCCACTGATCCCAAGAGAAATGCACGCGATTCCCATGTCCCT GTGTTGGCACCTCTTCCTATTGGATTTGCTGTGTTCATGGTTCACTTGGCAACAATCCCAATCACCGGCACCGGAATCAACCCTGCTCGTAGTTTTGGCGCTGCCGTCATGTATGGAAAAGATAAGGCATGGGATGATCAA TGGATATTCTGGGTGGGACCGATGATTGGAGCCGCCATCGCCGCCTTCTACCACCAGTATGTGTTGAGAGCAGCGGCAGTGAAAGCTCTAGGATCCTTTAGAAGCAATGCTTAA
- the LOC111916390 gene encoding aquaporin PIP2-4, with amino-acid sequence MGKDVEVGGHDYSAKDYEDPPPAAFIDAEELTKWSFYRAIIAEFIATLLFLYITVLTVIGYKSQTDPAHSSDQCGGVGILGIAWAFGGMIFVLVYCTAGISGGHINPAVTFGLFLARKVTLPRAVMYIVAQCLGAICGCGLVKAFQKTYYNTYGGGANELADGYSKGTGLGAEIIGTFVLVYTVFSATDPKRNARDSHVPVLAPLPIGFAVFMVHLATIPITGTGINPARSFGAAVMYGKDKAWDDQWIFWVGPMIGAAIAAFYHQYVLRAAAVKALGSFRSNA; translated from the exons ATGGGCAAAGACGTTGAAGTTGGTGGCCATGACTACAGCGCAAAAGATTACGAAGACCCTCCACCGGCTGCCTTTATCGACGCCGAGGAACTCACGAAATGGTCTTTTTACAGAGCCATCATTGCTGAGTTCATagccaccctcttgttcctttacATCACCGTCTTGACTGTCATCGGCTACAAGTCTCAAACCGATCCCGCCCACAGCTCCGACCAGTGCGGTGGCGTAGGAATCCTGGGCATCGCTTGGGCCTTCGGTGGCATGATCTTCGTCCTCGTTTACTGCACCGCCGGCATCTCCG GAGGACACATTAACCCTGCGGTTACGTTTGGGTTGTTCTTGGCTAGGAAGGTGACACTCCCGAGGGCAGTGATGTACATCGTTGCTCAATGCTTGGGGGCTATCTGCGGTTGTGGTCTTGTTAAGGCTTTCCAGAAGACTTACTATAATACTTATGGTGGCGGCGCCAACGAGCTCGCCGACGGTTACAGTAAAGGCACTGGCTTGGGTGCTGAGATCATCGGgacatttgttcttgtatacaccGTCTTCTCCGCCACTGATCCCAAGAGAAATGCACGCGATTCCCATGTCCCT GTGTTGGCACCTCTTCCTATTGGATTTGCTGTGTTCATGGTTCACTTGGCAACAATCCCAATCACCGGCACCGGAATCAACCCTGCTCGTAGTTTTGGCGCTGCCGTCATGTATGGAAAAGATAAGGCATGGGATGATCAA TGGATATTCTGGGTGGGACCGATGATCGGAGCTGCCATCGCCGCCTTCTACCACCAGTACGTATTGAGAGCAGCGGCTGTAAAAGCTCTTGGATCCTTCAGGAGCAATGCATAA